One window from the genome of Cardiocondyla obscurior isolate alpha-2009 linkage group LG04, Cobs3.1, whole genome shotgun sequence encodes:
- the LOC139101571 gene encoding uncharacterized protein isoform X1: protein MSNDLDIAKCFEFAKELTLQAGKLLECHFKNEKIVYGKGKWDYVTNYDHKIEKLFIDGISNRFPDHKIIAEETASVMEKMPELTDTPTWFLDPIDGTVNFMHLFPQFCISLALTVCKEIVLGIIYNPSNSELYTAIKGKGAFLNGSPIHTSEVTELRNAMIMLETSVIKFKSKDTDIHKARMEVLIETAQITRNVGSAALSLAYIARGIADCFHLEHIKAWDVAAGTLILREAGGTILETKGNAYDIMNPKTVAASNESLAREISKLIVDTDLKTLRKRLKRT from the exons ATGTCGAACGATTTAGACATTGCTAAGTGCTTTGAGTTCGCGAAAGAACTCACACTGCAAGCTGGAAAG TTACTCGAATGCCATTTCAAGAACGAAAAAATCGTATACGGCAAAGGAAAGTGGGATTATGTAACTAATTATGATCacaaaattgagaaattatttatcgatgGCATATCTAATAGGTTTCCTGACCACAa AATTATTGCGGAAGAGACGGCGAGTGTAATGGAAAAAATGCCGGAATTGACTGACACGCCTACGTGGTTCCTCGATCCGATCGACGGGACCGTAAATTTCATGCATTTATTTCCCCAATTTTGTATATCTTTAGCTTTGACAGTTTGCAAAGAGATCGTCCTAGGTATCATTTATAATCCGTCAAATTCCGAGCTGTACACCGCGATAAAAGGTAAAGGCGCTTTTCTTAATGGATCACCAATTCACACTTCTGAAGTAAcag AGCTAAGAAATGCAATGATTATGCTCGAGACTTCagttataaaattcaaatctAAAGACACGGATATACATAAGGCCAGAATGGAAGTATTAATCGAAACCGCACAGAT AACCAGAAACGTTGGATCAGCTGCACTGTCTTTGGCGTACATAGCGCGGGGTATAGCGGATTGCTTTCATTTAGAGCACATTAAAGCCTGGGATGTGGCGGCAGGGACGCTGATTTTACGCGAAGCGGGTGGAACTATCTTGGAAACGAAAG GTAACGCTTACGATATTATGAATCCGAAAACCGTCGCAGCTTCGAACGAAAGCCTGGCACGAGAGATATCTAAGCTAATCGTCGATACCGATTTGAAAACGCTGAGGAAAAGGCTCAAGAGAACCTga
- the LOC139101568 gene encoding uncharacterized protein isoform X1: MRHSWIICATDTSEKARVANASNSARSRLFPTRSRQTHVRAVHSPGCTEMARYAEDVYYDTAIKLSREAAQIVRDSISGFKRTDKKLGDWDLVTEYDRKIENIIIGELKRAFPSHRFIAEESTGADLPELTDAPTWIIDPIDGTVNFIHGFPHTCVVIGLAVKKEMVLGIVYNPILEQLFTARKGRGAFLNGKPIHVSTVQDFSKALVCMEPGFIKVDDMKEKTVERIQTVVKAAQGIRTLGVAALTLCYIALGIVEAYYVEGPGISTWDIAAASLIISEAGGVVVDRVTGRYYQPCHNYLTIIQTGLERHKPQIIEKKKKRKSHTRNNTTV, translated from the exons ATGCGTCATTCTTGGATCATATGCGCGACTGATACGAGTGAAAAAGCACGAGTTGCAAACGCAAGCAACAGTGCTCGCTCGCGCCTTTTCCCGACGAGGTCGAGACAGACGCACGTTCGTGCCGTGCATTCACCAGGTTGCACAGAAATGGCGCGATACGCCGAGGACGTGTACTACGATACTGCAATTAAACTGTCGCGTGAGGCTGCCCAG atCGTCCGAGATTCCATCAGCGGCTTCAAGCGCACCGACAAAAAGCTAGGCGATTGGGACCTCGTCACCGAGTACGACCGTAAGATAGAGAACATTATCATTGGAGAACTGAAACGCGCGTTCCCGAGCCACAG ATTTATCGCGGAGGAATCGACCGGCGCTGATCTACCGGAACTAACCGACGCCCCCACATGGATCATAGATCCTATCGACGGCACCGTCAACTTCATTCACGGGTTCCCGCACACCTGCGTGGTGATCGGTCTGGCCGTGAAAAAGGAAATGGTGCTCGGTATCGTGTACAATCCGATTCTCGAGCAACTGTTCACGGCGAGGAAAGGACGAGGCGCGTTTCTGAACGGAAAACCGATTCACGTGTCTACGGTACAAG ACTTTTCCAAGGCTTTGGTCTGCATGGAACCCGGGTTCATAAAGGTGGACGATATGAAGGAGAAGACGGTGGAGAGGATTCAAACAGTCGTTAAAGCGGCTCAGGG CATTCGCACTCTCGGCGTGGCGGCATTGACATTGTGTTACATCGCGCTCGGGATCGTCGAGGCTTATTACGTCGAGGGTCCCGGTATCTCAACGTGGGACATAGCCGCAGCGTCGCTGATCATCTCGGAAGCGGGTGGCGTCGTCGTGGACCGCGTCACAGGTCGTTATTATCAACCCTGCCATAATTATCTCACAATTATTCAAACTGGTCTAGAACGACATAAGCCGCagattatagaaaaaaaaaaaaaaagaaaatctcaTACGCGAAACAATACaactgtataa
- the Nd-ashi gene encoding NADH dehydrogenase [ubiquinone] 1 beta subcomplex subunit 8, mitochondrial — MVLTKKLGRLSNQFFQNKPCSYTAVRCFSDKAPWNYIWEPKEYSKKDHDKIAEKYHLHPKEYQPYPNNERFIADYPKLPLIGPAAKDPYYPYDIPLYKKNYHETLHDRFETMGEDRFSFGVKPRVNLYLATAIYFATMFGGVALFLALESYHITVPRLGQQMPKKGVVHYSFEPADS, encoded by the exons ATGGTTTTGACGAAGAAGCTCGGTCGACTGTCAAATCagttttttcaaaataaaccATGTTCGTATACCGCGGTGAGGTGCTTTTCCGACAAAG CGCCATGGAACTATATCTGGGAACCAAAAGAGTACTCGAAAAAGGATCACGACAAGATCGCTGAGAAGTATCATTTACATCCAAAGGAGTATCAACCTTATCCCAATAATGAAAGGTTCATTGCCGACTACCCAAAGCTGCCCTTAATAGGACCAGCTGCTAAAGATCCGTACTACCCATACGATATACCACTgtacaagaaaaattatcatGAAACG ctACACGATCGGTTTGAAACTATGGGGGAGGATCGTTTCAGCTTTGGCGTTAAACCCAgagttaatttatatttggcAACGGCAATATATTTCGCAACTATGTTCGGTGGGGTCGCGCTCTTTTTAGCGCTGGAATCTTATCATATAACTGTACCAAGA CTTGGGCAGCAGATGCCGAAGAAAGGTGTGGTGCATTATTCATTTGAGCCAGCGGATtcgtga
- the LOC139101572 gene encoding inositol monophosphatase 1: MCESNNLDECYAIAENLVLHAGKIIEDGINNRKNYKSKGIDWDLVTEYDRKIEDKLIKQLSMQFPSHKFIGEETAAKEGCLPQLTDDPTWIIDPIDGTTNFVHRFPHTCISLALLVNKKAEIGIIYNPLMRQFFTARRHCGAFLNGKPIKTSDVKDISQSIVAMEPWLAKDPQHLTSVYSRMHALIQGTHGIRSLGTAALTLCYVAMGAVEAYHIEGIDAWDVAAGKLIIEEAGGIVIDTAGGELDLITPKVIAACNEQIAQQLVDLIKKADLKELNQNLK; encoded by the exons atgtgcGAGTCAAACAATTTGGACGAATGCTACGCGATCGCTGAAAACTTGGTCCTGCACGCAGGAAAG atAATAGAAGATGGCATcaataacagaaaaaattacaaaagcaAAGGAATCGACTGGGATCTTGTCACGGAGTACGACCGCAAGATAGaagacaaattaataaaacaattgtcAATGCAGTTTCCGTCGCACAA ATTTATTGGAGAAGAGACAGCAGCGAAGGAAGGTTGCCTACCACAACTGACCGACGATCCTACGTGGATAATTGATCCGATTGACGGTACCACCAACTTTGTACACCGCTTTCCACACACGTGTATCTCTTTAGCGTTACTAGTAAACAAAAAAGCGGAAATTGGAATAATATACAATCCTCTTATGAGACAATTCTTTACGGCGAGAAGACACTGCGGTGCCTTCCTTAACGGGAAGCCTATAAAGACCTCTGACGTAAAAG ATATATCTCAATCAATAGTAGCCATGGAACCGTGGCTTGCCAAAGATCCTCAGCATTTAACCAGTGTTTACAGTAGAATGCACGCTTTGATACAAGGAACTCACGG AATAAGATCACTAGGAACTGCCGCGCTCACGTTGTGCTACGTAGCAATGGGAGCCGTGGAGGCGTATCATATCGAAGGTATAGACGCTTGGGACGTTGCAGcaggaaaattaataattgaagaaGCAGGTGGAATAGTTATAGATACTGCTG GGGGAGAATTGGATTTGATAACACCGAAAGTGATAGCGGCTTGCAATGAGCAAATTGCACAGCAGCTTGTGGATCTTATTAAGAAAGCTGACTTAAAAGAACTTaaccaaaatttaaaataa
- the LOC139101568 gene encoding uncharacterized protein isoform X2, whose product MRHSWIICATDTSEKARVANASNSARSRLFPTRSRQTHVRAVHSPGCTEMARYAEDVYYDTAIKLSREAAQIVRDSISGFKRTDKKLGDWDLVTEYDRKIENIIIGELKRAFPSHRFIAEESTGADLPELTDAPTWIIDPIDGTVNFIHGFPHTCVVIGLAVKKEMVLGIVYNPILEQLFTARKGRGAFLNGKPIHVSTVQDFSKALVCMEPGFIKVDDMKEKTVERIQTVVKAAQGIRTLGVAALTLCYIALGIVEAYYVEGPGISTWDIAAASLIISEAGGVVVDRVTGEPIDIMKPRAVAACNEKIATDMVRLIREADQRVEMRAK is encoded by the exons ATGCGTCATTCTTGGATCATATGCGCGACTGATACGAGTGAAAAAGCACGAGTTGCAAACGCAAGCAACAGTGCTCGCTCGCGCCTTTTCCCGACGAGGTCGAGACAGACGCACGTTCGTGCCGTGCATTCACCAGGTTGCACAGAAATGGCGCGATACGCCGAGGACGTGTACTACGATACTGCAATTAAACTGTCGCGTGAGGCTGCCCAG atCGTCCGAGATTCCATCAGCGGCTTCAAGCGCACCGACAAAAAGCTAGGCGATTGGGACCTCGTCACCGAGTACGACCGTAAGATAGAGAACATTATCATTGGAGAACTGAAACGCGCGTTCCCGAGCCACAG ATTTATCGCGGAGGAATCGACCGGCGCTGATCTACCGGAACTAACCGACGCCCCCACATGGATCATAGATCCTATCGACGGCACCGTCAACTTCATTCACGGGTTCCCGCACACCTGCGTGGTGATCGGTCTGGCCGTGAAAAAGGAAATGGTGCTCGGTATCGTGTACAATCCGATTCTCGAGCAACTGTTCACGGCGAGGAAAGGACGAGGCGCGTTTCTGAACGGAAAACCGATTCACGTGTCTACGGTACAAG ACTTTTCCAAGGCTTTGGTCTGCATGGAACCCGGGTTCATAAAGGTGGACGATATGAAGGAGAAGACGGTGGAGAGGATTCAAACAGTCGTTAAAGCGGCTCAGGG CATTCGCACTCTCGGCGTGGCGGCATTGACATTGTGTTACATCGCGCTCGGGATCGTCGAGGCTTATTACGTCGAGGGTCCCGGTATCTCAACGTGGGACATAGCCGCAGCGTCGCTGATCATCTCGGAAGCGGGTGGCGTCGTCGTGGACCGCGTCACAG gcGAGCCGATCGACATCATGAAACCACGTGCAGTGGCCGCGTGTAACGAAAAAATCGCCACCGACATGGTGAGGCTTATTCGTGAAGCTGATCAACGAGTGGAAATGAGGgcaaaatag
- the LOC139101571 gene encoding inositol monophosphatase 2 isoform X2 produces MSNDLDIAKCFEFAKELTLQAGKLLECHFKNEKIVYGKGKWDYVTNYDHKIEKLFIDGISNRFPDHKIIAEETASVMEKMPELTDTPTWFLDPIDGTVNFMHLFPQFCISLALTVCKEIVLGIIYNPSNSELYTAIKGKGAFLNGSPIHTSEVTELRNAMIMLETSVIKFKSKDTDIHKARMEVLIETAQITRNVGSAALSLAYIARGIADCFHLEHIKAWDVAAGTLILREAGGTILETKVIYLHR; encoded by the exons ATGTCGAACGATTTAGACATTGCTAAGTGCTTTGAGTTCGCGAAAGAACTCACACTGCAAGCTGGAAAG TTACTCGAATGCCATTTCAAGAACGAAAAAATCGTATACGGCAAAGGAAAGTGGGATTATGTAACTAATTATGATCacaaaattgagaaattatttatcgatgGCATATCTAATAGGTTTCCTGACCACAa AATTATTGCGGAAGAGACGGCGAGTGTAATGGAAAAAATGCCGGAATTGACTGACACGCCTACGTGGTTCCTCGATCCGATCGACGGGACCGTAAATTTCATGCATTTATTTCCCCAATTTTGTATATCTTTAGCTTTGACAGTTTGCAAAGAGATCGTCCTAGGTATCATTTATAATCCGTCAAATTCCGAGCTGTACACCGCGATAAAAGGTAAAGGCGCTTTTCTTAATGGATCACCAATTCACACTTCTGAAGTAAcag AGCTAAGAAATGCAATGATTATGCTCGAGACTTCagttataaaattcaaatctAAAGACACGGATATACATAAGGCCAGAATGGAAGTATTAATCGAAACCGCACAGAT AACCAGAAACGTTGGATCAGCTGCACTGTCTTTGGCGTACATAGCGCGGGGTATAGCGGATTGCTTTCATTTAGAGCACATTAAAGCCTGGGATGTGGCGGCAGGGACGCTGATTTTACGCGAAGCGGGTGGAACTATCTTGGAAACGAAAG TTATTTATCTTCACAGGTAA